A window of Corallococcus macrosporus DSM 14697 contains these coding sequences:
- a CDS encoding DUF2203 family protein, producing MGDRLTHHARRDSSGRGPHRGMLGGMRYFNVEEANRLVPLLTRTFERVRPWVERAQQLADELGAAPVPSDPSLASLREERDTLLERIRGELLQLQEMGLEIKGADGLVDFRAHRGGEQVYLCWRFGDPAVSHWHALLDGYAGRRPIESPDDFAPTYLS from the coding sequence CTGGGCGACAGGCTGACGCATCACGCGCGCCGGGACAGTAGCGGCCGTGGGCCTCACCGAGGCATGCTCGGGGGGATGCGCTACTTCAACGTGGAAGAAGCCAATCGGCTGGTGCCGCTGTTGACGCGCACCTTCGAGCGGGTCCGCCCGTGGGTGGAGCGCGCCCAGCAGCTCGCGGACGAGCTGGGCGCCGCGCCCGTCCCCAGCGACCCGAGCCTGGCCTCCCTGCGCGAGGAGCGCGACACCCTCCTGGAGCGCATCCGCGGCGAGCTCCTCCAGCTCCAGGAGATGGGCCTCGAAATCAAGGGCGCGGACGGCCTCGTGGACTTCCGCGCCCACCGCGGCGGTGAGCAGGTCTACCTGTGTTGGCGCTTCGGAGACCCCGCCGTCTCCCACTGGCACGCCCTGCTGGACGGCTACGCGGGGCGGCGCCCCATCGAAAGTCCGGACGACTTCGCGCCCACGTACCTCAGCTAG
- a CDS encoding NmrA/HSCARG family protein — MPMGFSRSVLVTGATGHQGGAVARKLLQRGHRVTAFVHHPESPAARELESLGAELAVGDYDDLDSIAQAARDMDTMFAAATPFGPGGVQAEVRHGKNLADAARLARVQHYVYSSVAGADRLTGIPHFDSKHRIETHVRTSGLPYTLLGPTFFMENFTSGMFEEGLKAGVLAMGLSPTRGLQMVALDDLAAFTVRVMEEPERFEEHRIEVASDEVTGQQAAGLLSMVSGHRIHYEQLPLDYIRERSEDLAAMYEWLDRKGYQADILTLRHKFPEVRWHTFEDWARGQDWSALTSPAWPHAAAEPVSP; from the coding sequence ATGCCCATGGGTTTCTCCCGCTCCGTGCTCGTTACCGGCGCCACTGGCCATCAAGGCGGTGCCGTCGCGCGGAAGCTCTTGCAGCGCGGCCACCGCGTCACCGCCTTCGTCCACCACCCGGAGTCCCCCGCCGCCCGGGAGCTCGAGTCGCTGGGCGCCGAGTTGGCCGTCGGTGACTACGACGACCTGGACTCCATCGCCCAGGCCGCCCGGGACATGGACACCATGTTCGCCGCCGCGACGCCGTTTGGCCCGGGCGGCGTGCAGGCGGAGGTCCGCCACGGGAAGAACCTGGCGGACGCGGCCCGGCTGGCGCGCGTCCAGCACTACGTCTACTCGTCGGTGGCGGGGGCGGACCGCCTCACGGGCATCCCCCACTTCGACAGCAAGCACCGCATCGAGACGCACGTGCGCACCAGCGGCCTGCCCTACACCCTCCTCGGGCCCACCTTCTTCATGGAGAACTTCACCAGCGGCATGTTCGAGGAGGGGCTGAAGGCGGGCGTGCTCGCCATGGGCCTTTCGCCCACGCGCGGCCTGCAGATGGTGGCCCTGGATGACCTGGCGGCCTTCACCGTGCGCGTCATGGAGGAGCCGGAGCGCTTCGAGGAGCACCGCATCGAGGTGGCCTCCGACGAGGTGACGGGCCAGCAGGCCGCGGGACTCCTGTCCATGGTGAGCGGCCACCGCATCCACTACGAGCAGCTCCCCCTGGACTACATCCGCGAGCGCAGCGAGGACCTGGCCGCCATGTACGAATGGCTGGACCGCAAGGGCTACCAGGCGGACATCCTCACCCTGCGGCACAAGTTCCCGGAGGTCCGCTGGCACACCTTCGAGGACTGGGCGCGCGGCCAGGACTGGAGCGCCCTGACGTCCCCCGCGTGGCCCCACGCCGCCGCGGAGCCCGTGTCCCCTTGA
- a CDS encoding YgaP-like transmembrane domain: MLVGFLASRPGRWLRIVTGAGMVVGGLASGTSRGAAVALLGLGPLVAAALDWVPVAALFGLPMDGPTLRRELGVSDEASLLEGFPRPGTREASPTLH; the protein is encoded by the coding sequence ATGCTCGTTGGTTTCTTGGCGTCGCGGCCGGGGCGGTGGCTCCGCATCGTGACGGGCGCTGGGATGGTGGTGGGGGGGCTGGCGTCGGGGACGTCGCGCGGCGCGGCGGTGGCGCTGCTGGGCCTGGGGCCCCTGGTGGCCGCGGCGCTGGACTGGGTGCCCGTGGCCGCGCTCTTCGGGCTGCCCATGGATGGCCCCACGCTGCGGCGGGAGCTGGGCGTGTCGGATGAGGCGTCCCTGCTGGAGGGCTTCCCTCGCCCGGGCACCCGGGAAGCCTCGCCGACGCTGCACTGA
- a CDS encoding DUF2171 domain-containing protein, whose protein sequence is MFSRSEIHKGMKVRGNDGHVLGRIIEMKGDELIVEKGLLRRHDFAVALADVREVVGGEVVLNHGRDSLFSAPREVPPTKH, encoded by the coding sequence ATGTTCAGTCGTTCGGAAATCCACAAGGGGATGAAGGTGCGCGGCAACGACGGGCACGTGCTCGGCCGCATCATCGAGATGAAGGGGGACGAGCTCATCGTGGAGAAGGGCCTCCTGCGCCGGCATGACTTCGCGGTGGCCCTGGCGGACGTGCGCGAGGTCGTCGGCGGCGAGGTGGTGCTCAACCACGGGCGCGACAGCCTCTTCTCCGCGCCCCGGGAAGTCCCACCCACGAAGCACTGA
- a CDS encoding MFS transporter, with translation MRRLALGLLSRIGLTRPALRAWAMYDWANSAYITTVVTVVFPLYYASVAAQGLPREVATSRFATATAVALSVVAVLSPVLGALSDRAGCIKHMLGAFAGLGVASTLALATVGPGDWAWGLLLFGLGNVGVTGSIVFSDALLRHIARDDELDRVSTAGYALGYLGGGLLLGAQLVLLMRPAWFGLADAGAASRVAFASVAVWWAVFSVPLFRRIPEPKPDVGAPRPPLSLRGIFAQLARTLGGLRQHREALLLLVAYLLYSDGIGTIIRLSTLYGTELGIGRGALIGTLLLTQVVGVPCAVLFGRAAGKVGVKNALMFSLAVYVGVTFLGYFMRTPLHFFVLALLVGMVQGGSQALSRSLFAQMVPRDRAAEFFGLFSVFEKVTAVAGPLVFAATVELTGSSRQAVLSLLFFFVSGAAVLSRVDVTAGRRAAREAEARAGWSGDGEPVAPLAPEGAPDARRGA, from the coding sequence ATGAGACGCCTGGCGCTGGGGCTGCTGTCGCGAATCGGCCTGACGCGGCCCGCGCTGCGCGCCTGGGCGATGTACGACTGGGCGAACTCGGCCTACATCACCACCGTCGTCACGGTGGTGTTCCCGCTCTACTACGCCTCCGTGGCGGCGCAGGGCCTGCCGCGCGAGGTGGCCACCAGCCGCTTCGCCACCGCCACCGCCGTGGCGCTGAGCGTGGTGGCGGTGCTGTCGCCGGTGCTGGGCGCGCTGAGTGACCGGGCCGGGTGCATCAAGCACATGCTGGGCGCTTTCGCGGGCCTGGGCGTGGCGTCCACGCTGGCGCTGGCCACGGTGGGCCCGGGGGACTGGGCCTGGGGCCTGCTGCTCTTCGGCCTGGGCAACGTGGGCGTGACGGGCAGCATCGTCTTCTCGGACGCGCTGTTGCGGCACATCGCCCGGGACGACGAGCTGGACCGCGTGTCCACCGCGGGCTACGCGCTGGGCTACCTGGGCGGAGGCCTGCTGCTGGGCGCGCAGCTCGTGCTGCTGATGAGGCCGGCGTGGTTCGGGCTGGCGGACGCGGGGGCCGCCTCGCGCGTGGCCTTCGCCTCCGTGGCGGTGTGGTGGGCCGTCTTCTCGGTGCCGCTCTTCCGGCGCATCCCCGAGCCGAAGCCGGACGTGGGCGCCCCGCGGCCGCCGCTGTCCCTGCGCGGCATCTTCGCGCAGCTCGCGCGCACGCTGGGCGGGCTGCGCCAGCACCGGGAGGCCCTGCTGCTGCTGGTGGCCTATCTGCTCTACAGCGACGGCATCGGCACCATCATCCGCCTGTCCACGCTGTACGGGACGGAGCTGGGCATTGGCCGGGGCGCGCTGATTGGCACGCTGCTGCTGACGCAGGTGGTGGGCGTGCCGTGCGCGGTGCTGTTCGGCCGCGCCGCGGGGAAGGTGGGCGTGAAGAACGCGCTGATGTTCTCCCTGGCGGTGTACGTGGGGGTGACGTTCCTGGGCTACTTCATGCGCACGCCGCTGCACTTCTTCGTGCTCGCGCTGCTGGTGGGCATGGTGCAGGGCGGCAGCCAGGCCTTGAGCCGTTCGCTCTTCGCGCAGATGGTGCCCCGGGACAGGGCGGCGGAGTTCTTCGGCCTCTTCAGCGTCTTCGAGAAGGTCACCGCGGTGGCGGGCCCGCTGGTGTTCGCGGCCACGGTGGAGCTGACGGGCTCCAGCCGGCAGGCGGTGCTGTCCCTCCTCTTCTTCTTCGTGTCGGGCGCGGCGGTGCTGTCCCGCGTGGACGTGACGGCGGGGCGGCGCGCGGCCCGCGAGGCGGAGGCCCGCGCGGGCTGGAGCGGTGACGGCGAACCGGTGGCCCCCCTGGCCCCGGAGGGCGCGCCGGACGCGCGCCGCGGCGCCTGA
- a CDS encoding ornithine cyclodeaminase family protein — translation MRTLLLTRSDVSRNLQAPLLLEDMREAFRTDALARTVAPQRARAPLHAEGTALVLFPGSLPSVPAYSVKVHAKFPGQSPAIRGLVHLHDVATGAVLAVMDSGHLTAVRTGVVGALSADVLARPDASRVALIGAGRQAVLQLKSLRLVRSLSHVRVFDTAPERSLAFATRMYQELNLPVRMAESVEEAVSDADLVVTATWSRHAFLQPGMVRPGTHVIALGADEPGKAELSAELLRQARFIVDHRGLAVSTGAAGAVGLDEGAIHAELGEVLAGLKPGRTSPEDLTVFAAVGLPFQDLAAAWHVYQSAQGDDALAGVDFDA, via the coding sequence ATGCGCACGCTCCTGCTGACCCGCTCCGACGTCTCCCGCAACCTGCAGGCCCCGCTCCTCCTGGAGGACATGCGCGAGGCCTTCCGCACCGACGCGCTGGCGCGCACCGTGGCGCCGCAGCGCGCCCGCGCGCCCCTGCACGCCGAGGGCACCGCGCTGGTGCTCTTCCCCGGCAGCCTGCCCTCCGTCCCCGCCTACTCGGTGAAGGTGCACGCGAAGTTCCCCGGCCAGTCCCCGGCGATTCGCGGCCTGGTGCACCTGCATGACGTGGCCACCGGCGCGGTGCTGGCGGTGATGGACTCCGGCCACCTGACGGCGGTGCGCACCGGCGTGGTGGGCGCGCTGTCGGCGGACGTGCTGGCGCGGCCGGACGCCAGCCGCGTGGCGCTCATCGGCGCGGGCCGGCAGGCGGTGCTGCAGCTCAAGTCCCTGCGCCTGGTGCGCTCGCTGTCGCATGTGCGGGTGTTCGACACGGCGCCGGAGCGCTCGCTCGCCTTCGCCACGCGCATGTACCAGGAGCTGAACCTGCCGGTGCGGATGGCGGAGTCGGTGGAGGAGGCCGTCTCCGACGCGGACCTCGTGGTGACGGCGACCTGGAGCCGCCACGCCTTCCTGCAGCCGGGCATGGTGCGGCCGGGCACCCACGTCATCGCGCTGGGCGCGGACGAGCCGGGCAAGGCCGAGCTGTCCGCGGAGCTGCTGCGCCAGGCGCGGTTCATCGTGGACCACCGGGGTCTGGCGGTGTCCACCGGCGCCGCGGGCGCGGTGGGGCTGGACGAGGGCGCCATCCACGCGGAGCTGGGCGAGGTGCTGGCCGGCCTGAAGCCCGGGCGCACGTCGCCGGAGGACCTCACCGTCTTCGCGGCGGTGGGCCTGCCCTTCCAGGACCTGGCGGCCGCCTGGCACGTCTACCAGTCCGCCCAGGGTGATGACGCCCTGGCGGGGGTGGACTTCGACGCATGA
- a CDS encoding ATP-binding protein — protein sequence MLETESRAAGDKQASGARTLRVSAFLREYRVELLEEWQRAMRALHLGREAQPSWLLDHLPQLVDMLADLIDHGPDEILTTVPDEHAMSRLDAGFDLGQVATEYALLRQCILHRLEAESALPAPGELERLEGALDRIVTRTVTSFSQGRQRILQALDQMTQATLDSPSMASLPSRLLTVLVESALSVDAAALLLREGDRLVVRAAVGLGADEALGASMGLDEGFVGEVVRQRRPLALRSASASPREALPALRQEGLRAVYGVPLLDGDQVLGMVYMCSRTAFIFSEPDALLLRTMAQRATAYLVQARLQALERQAHADAQRSLAQLDALLASTPMGIAQLDRDLRYVRINQAMADINGAAPQAHLGRRFQEMAAATAVHTFEPMFRRMIETGEPVDAVEFSIPGNPRTYQASFHPIRMPDHTVLGLSCTVVDVSHHKRSEAMLQRAVDFREQLMAVVGHDLRNPLNAINASAFQLSRAQDLAPSERRAVDRIRKATARMGRMITDILDFARTRLGGGLPVALQPMDMAEVCQATLEELQVSAPERALRLVTSGDTRGTWDPDRVSQVLGNLVTNALQHGQEDMPVCVSVRGGVNEVVLEVHNTGEPIAGELMPRLFDPFKSHPVGTATQDVARKKRSLGLGLYIVSQIVRAHGGQVAVRSNQVEGTTFTVHWPRAPTLPQGA from the coding sequence ATGCTGGAGACGGAATCCCGCGCAGCGGGCGACAAGCAGGCCTCCGGGGCACGGACGCTCAGGGTCTCCGCCTTCCTCCGTGAATATCGGGTGGAGCTGCTGGAGGAATGGCAACGCGCCATGCGCGCCCTCCACCTGGGACGCGAGGCCCAACCCTCCTGGCTGCTGGACCACCTGCCCCAGTTGGTGGACATGCTCGCGGACCTCATCGACCACGGCCCGGACGAGATTCTCACCACGGTACCGGACGAGCACGCCATGTCCCGCCTGGACGCGGGCTTCGACCTGGGGCAGGTGGCGACCGAGTACGCCCTCTTGCGCCAGTGCATCCTCCACAGGCTGGAGGCCGAGTCCGCCCTGCCCGCGCCGGGGGAACTGGAGCGGCTGGAAGGCGCGCTGGACCGGATTGTCACCCGCACGGTGACGTCCTTCTCCCAGGGGCGGCAGCGCATCCTCCAGGCGCTGGACCAGATGACGCAGGCCACGCTGGACAGCCCCTCCATGGCCAGCCTCCCCTCGCGGCTCCTCACCGTGCTGGTGGAGTCCGCGCTGTCGGTGGACGCGGCCGCGCTGCTCCTGCGGGAGGGAGACCGGCTGGTGGTGCGCGCCGCGGTGGGCCTGGGCGCGGACGAGGCGCTCGGCGCCTCCATGGGCCTGGACGAGGGCTTCGTGGGCGAGGTCGTCCGCCAGCGCCGCCCCCTGGCGCTGCGCTCGGCCTCCGCGAGCCCGCGCGAGGCGCTGCCCGCGTTGAGACAGGAGGGCCTGCGCGCCGTCTACGGCGTGCCCCTGCTGGACGGGGACCAGGTCCTGGGCATGGTGTACATGTGCTCGCGCACCGCGTTCATCTTCTCCGAACCGGACGCGCTCCTGCTCCGGACCATGGCGCAGCGGGCCACCGCCTACCTGGTGCAGGCGCGGCTCCAGGCCCTTGAGCGCCAGGCCCACGCGGACGCCCAGCGCTCGCTGGCGCAGTTGGACGCGCTCCTGGCCTCCACGCCCATGGGCATCGCCCAGTTGGACAGAGACCTGCGCTACGTGCGCATCAACCAGGCCATGGCGGACATCAACGGCGCCGCGCCCCAGGCCCACCTGGGCCGCCGCTTCCAGGAGATGGCGGCGGCCACGGCGGTGCACACGTTCGAGCCCATGTTCCGTCGCATGATTGAGACGGGCGAGCCGGTGGACGCCGTCGAGTTCTCCATCCCCGGGAACCCTCGCACCTACCAGGCCAGCTTCCACCCCATCCGCATGCCGGACCACACGGTGCTGGGCTTGAGCTGCACGGTGGTGGACGTCTCCCACCACAAGCGGTCCGAGGCCATGCTCCAGCGGGCGGTGGACTTCCGGGAGCAGCTCATGGCGGTGGTGGGGCACGACTTGCGCAACCCCCTCAACGCCATCAACGCCTCGGCCTTCCAGTTGTCGCGGGCCCAGGACCTGGCGCCGTCCGAGCGCCGCGCCGTGGACCGCATCCGCAAGGCCACCGCGCGCATGGGGCGCATGATTACGGACATCCTCGACTTCGCGCGCACCCGCCTGGGCGGCGGGCTCCCCGTGGCCCTCCAGCCCATGGACATGGCGGAGGTGTGCCAGGCGACGCTGGAGGAGCTCCAGGTCAGCGCCCCGGAGCGCGCCCTGCGCCTCGTGACGAGCGGGGACACGCGGGGGACCTGGGACCCGGACCGCGTCTCCCAGGTGCTGGGCAACCTGGTGACCAACGCCCTCCAGCATGGCCAGGAGGACATGCCCGTGTGCGTCTCGGTGCGCGGGGGAGTGAACGAGGTGGTGCTGGAGGTCCACAACACCGGCGAGCCGATTGCGGGCGAGCTGATGCCGCGCCTCTTCGACCCCTTCAAGAGTCACCCCGTCGGCACGGCGACGCAGGATGTCGCGAGGAAGAAGCGCAGCCTGGGGCTGGGCCTCTACATCGTCAGCCAGATTGTCCGCGCGCACGGGGGCCAGGTGGCGGTGCGCTCCAACCAGGTCGAGGGCACCACCTTCACCGTCCACTGGCCCCGCGCCCCCACGCTGCCCCAGGGCGCATGA
- the msrA gene encoding peptide-methionine (S)-S-oxide reductase MsrA, with amino-acid sequence MFFNPTKKLRLPTPAEALPGRAEEIPVPERHEVLGTPIKGAVPEGLEEVFFGLGCFWGAERKFYQTPGVYSTAVGYAGGLTPNPTYREVCSGLTGHNEVVRVVFDPKKVSFEALLRVFWESHDPTQGMRQGNDVGTQYRSGIYYTSEAQQRAAEASRDAYQKVLAARGFDSITTELLQAPPFYYAEDYHQQYLEKNPGGYCGLGGTGVSCPVGVGVNA; translated from the coding sequence ATGTTCTTCAATCCGACCAAGAAGCTGAGGCTGCCGACGCCGGCGGAGGCGCTGCCGGGCCGCGCGGAGGAGATTCCCGTCCCGGAGCGGCACGAGGTGCTGGGCACGCCCATCAAGGGCGCCGTCCCGGAAGGCCTGGAGGAGGTCTTCTTCGGCCTGGGGTGTTTCTGGGGCGCGGAGCGGAAGTTCTACCAGACGCCCGGCGTGTACAGCACGGCGGTGGGGTATGCCGGCGGCCTGACGCCCAACCCCACCTACCGCGAGGTGTGCAGCGGACTCACCGGACACAACGAGGTCGTCCGCGTCGTCTTCGACCCGAAGAAGGTGTCCTTCGAGGCGCTGCTGCGCGTCTTCTGGGAGAGCCACGACCCGACGCAGGGCATGCGCCAGGGCAACGACGTGGGCACGCAATACCGCTCCGGCATCTACTACACCAGCGAGGCCCAGCAGCGCGCCGCCGAGGCGAGCCGGGACGCGTACCAGAAGGTGCTCGCGGCCCGGGGCTTCGACAGCATCACCACCGAGCTGCTCCAGGCCCCGCCCTTCTATTACGCCGAGGACTACCACCAGCAGTACCTGGAGAAGAACCCGGGCGGCTACTGCGGCCTGGGGGGCACCGGCGTGAGCTGCCCGGTGGGCGTGGGCGTCAACGCCTGA